Part of the Nitrospirota bacterium genome, AGAACAGGAGTCGACGGCGTTGTTGGACGAGCGGAGATGGACTGTTGATTCTTCTGCTCAGGATCTGACGGATCCCAGCTTTGAGAAGGAAGTGATCGGGCTCTTTGCCCTCGAAGCCCATGAATGGCTAGCTCAAATTCAAGCGGCGTTGAGACAACTGGGTGAAGGGACGCACGAAACGATGCGTCCGAAGCTCTACGGGATTCTCTTGCACGGAATTACGAATCTTGCCAAGTCCGCGTCAACGGTGCAATTCCATGCGATTGCGCAAATGGCCTCGAACCTGCTTCCCATTCTCCACGATGTGGGACGTCAGGAACCGCGTGCGATGACGGCAGCGCTGCTGTCGCTTCAAGAGGGATTGGATCGGATCAATGTGGCGGTGCGTCGATTAGCAGGAGATCAAGCGGACGATTGCTTTGAGCAGGAGGGCGATTCTGTTGGACCGGTGGAAGACACGCAGGAGATATCTCCTGCGCTGGCAATGGATGATTCTGCGGCCTCTTTACAACTGTCCCCTGTCGCTACCGGACCTTCCAGCCCACCCCTTCTTCATGCACTACGGGATCTGCAACAGGCTCGTGCCCGGTCGATGCAGCCAGCGCGCGATGTTCTGGAGGCCGTAATTCATCGAGCCGAGCAGAAATCCGATCATCTCGATGTGACTACCGTTGGACAGATTTTGACGGAGCTCGATCGACTCGACGATGAGTTTCTTCACGAAGTCTGTCGCCTGGTCCCGATCATGAGTCGTACGCTTGAAGAATTACGAGCGCGAGGGCAGATGGATTTTGTGGCGGCGTCTCAGCTCGATCCAATTATCCAGCAGATCGAGGTCCTCCACGACATGGCCAACCATGTACAAGCGACGATGATCACGATGTTTTTGCAAGGGCTGCGCTCCTTTCTCATGGTGGCGGTCTATCGGAAGACCTCGACCTTGCCGCAACGACTGGAGACGGTCCAGGGTCGAATTCATGCGTTGATTCCCATGGCGGAGCAATGGGTCAATATCGGGCGGATCGAACGATCGGCCATCGGTAATATTTTGCCAGTCTAGTTTCGTCCTGCAGATTTGCACAGTTCTGTACGACTGTTGCGAGAAAATATTTTCGATCGTCAGCAAACGGTGACTGTCCTCTCTGTATATTTCTTCGACATCATCGCATCTCCATGGAATTGCACGGATTGTACTGCCTACCGATTGGGCAATCAGTGTGGTGGGCTGTTCCAACATCGTATTGGCCGCTCATCCACATGGTTATCCACAGGCCGTGCACATGTTTTGTGGACACCGAGCCTGTCGATCCCAACGGCCTCATGTCATCGGGCCTTTCCCAGCGCGGAACTCCATGGGACTGACAATGAACGACCGCTGGGAGAAGGTCGCTTCG contains:
- a CDS encoding HD domain-containing phosphohydrolase, translating into MPDLYQIAQEHLTSVALAVQRQDALDLDPVSTLATGIVEALKRSDQLLVQAMSGPAGSPLITNLVNVGIVATKVGAGLGYHGKELERLTFAALLHDIGLFAVPQSVISKSSRLTQDERMLIEQHPDLGYEAIRKAGPQYEWLAQVVRQAHERWNGQGYPNKLKGRQISEFAQIIGVVDVFDALVSPRGYRRRYFPHEAVRELMVAERTAFPREVLKALVEQLSAYPLGTSVRLTTGEVGTVKHINTNYPLRPIVWIEDDPVLGQESRQLDLSLTPLVSIVQTLEPPDVARLSFSTIEKSPQPSAIVPAASDQFTSLLEGLDALASAIQGAVEAKTPGREQESTALLDERRWTVDSSAQDLTDPSFEKEVIGLFALEAHEWLAQIQAALRQLGEGTHETMRPKLYGILLHGITNLAKSASTVQFHAIAQMASNLLPILHDVGRQEPRAMTAALLSLQEGLDRINVAVRRLAGDQADDCFEQEGDSVGPVEDTQEISPALAMDDSAASLQLSPVATGPSSPPLLHALRDLQQARARSMQPARDVLEAVIHRAEQKSDHLDVTTVGQILTELDRLDDEFLHEVCRLVPIMSRTLEELRARGQMDFVAASQLDPIIQQIEVLHDMANHVQATMITMFLQGLRSFLMVAVYRKTSTLPQRLETVQGRIHALIPMAEQWVNIGRIERSAIGNILPV